A single genomic interval of SAR202 cluster bacterium harbors:
- a CDS encoding S41 family peptidase produces MRSTTRIRLALPAMIALLMLAIVAGCSSGNNGTNPPAAGPTATAANVGDAPAAPEVIVKQGQEPLPKAGPEDFAILWEAYKYLLTDYADRDKLDKEELTEAAIRGMLQAVGDPQTAYVAPAVLQGSFKDVFQGQFEGIGANVNMNAAGKVIIISPIAGSPAEAAGICAGDQILEVDGVKLEGLSLLEAVAKIRGPKGSTARLLVKHLTAAEPVEISVVRGVIPLQSVILRSQPGDPFTHIRVTDFYPNTAELLNTEITKAMSVGTNGLILDLRGNGGGLLESSIDIASMFIKDGMVMYSLDGAGTRRDYMVRKDRNIATEIPMVVLVDQGSASASEILAGALQDHKRAKVIGATTYGKGSVNWLRELSNGGGIYITVAHWYTPLGRLIQSEGIEPDLVVENGDARQADIDQLRAAMEEMEKLTGVSRTAAGAR; encoded by the coding sequence TTGCGAAGCACCACCAGAATAAGGCTCGCCCTGCCGGCGATGATTGCCTTGCTTATGCTTGCGATCGTCGCGGGATGCAGCAGCGGAAACAACGGCACGAATCCGCCGGCCGCAGGACCCACGGCCACCGCGGCAAACGTCGGCGACGCGCCGGCCGCGCCGGAAGTGATCGTCAAGCAGGGCCAGGAGCCTCTCCCGAAAGCGGGGCCGGAAGACTTTGCAATCCTGTGGGAGGCCTATAAATACCTCCTCACTGACTATGCCGACCGGGACAAACTCGACAAGGAGGAGCTTACCGAAGCGGCGATCCGGGGTATGCTGCAGGCCGTCGGAGACCCGCAGACAGCGTATGTTGCACCCGCGGTGCTCCAGGGCTCCTTCAAAGACGTCTTCCAGGGCCAGTTTGAAGGCATCGGCGCCAACGTCAACATGAACGCCGCTGGTAAGGTGATAATCATTTCCCCCATCGCAGGCAGCCCGGCCGAGGCGGCGGGCATTTGCGCCGGCGACCAGATACTTGAAGTGGACGGGGTCAAGCTTGAGGGACTGAGCCTCCTGGAGGCCGTGGCCAAAATCCGCGGGCCAAAGGGCTCCACTGCGCGCCTCCTGGTCAAGCACCTTACAGCGGCCGAGCCCGTGGAGATATCCGTCGTTCGCGGCGTGATCCCGCTCCAGAGCGTTATCCTGCGCAGCCAGCCGGGCGACCCTTTCACGCACATCCGGGTTACGGACTTCTATCCCAACACGGCCGAGCTGCTGAATACCGAAATCACGAAGGCGATGAGCGTCGGCACGAATGGCTTGATCCTGGACCTCCGTGGCAACGGCGGCGGACTGCTGGAGTCATCCATAGATATCGCCAGCATGTTCATCAAGGACGGTATGGTGATGTACTCGCTGGATGGCGCAGGTACGCGGCGCGATTACATGGTCCGGAAGGACCGCAATATTGCGACCGAGATTCCGATGGTCGTGCTTGTAGACCAGGGCAGCGCTTCCGCCTCCGAGATCCTGGCCGGCGCGCTGCAGGACCACAAACGGGCGAAGGTCATCGGCGCCACGACCTATGGCAAAGGCTCTGTAAACTGGCTCAGGGAGCTGTCTAACGGCGGCGGCATCTACATAACCGTCGCGCACTGGTATACGCCTCTCGGCCGGCTTATCCAGTCCGAGGGCATAGAGCCCGACCTTGTTGTGGAGAACGGCGATGCGCGGCAGGCCGACATTGACCAGCTGCGCGCGGCTATGGAAGAGATGGAGAAGCTCACCGGCGTCAGCCGCACCGCCGCGGGGGCCAGGTAG